The nucleotide sequence ACCGCCAGATAAGTACCAGTAACCAGGATCTAGATAAACAATGTGGCCATCTTTATAAGCCTTCGTATTTTTCACTAAATCATTTTCGATCACTTGCTTAGCGGATGATCCGCCTCCTTCAGCAACAACAGCGCCGCGGTCAACTACGAATAAGTAGTCAGGGTTTTTCTCTACAATGTACTCAAAAGAAATGCTTTGACCGTGAGTAGATACTTCAATATTTTTATCAACCGGAGTTACACCGAATACGTCGTGAATGATACCGAAACGGGAACCTGGTCCATATGCACTCACTTTGCCATCGTTAGCCAATACGACTAAAGCGTTTTTCTTATCTTTTGAAGCTTGCTCTTTCAGCTTGCTAATTTCATCTTCTACTTTCGTCAATTCTGTTTTTACTTCCTCTTCTTTATCGAAAACTTCACCTAATGTTGTGGCATTTTTCTTAAATGAGTTCATAAAGTCAGCTGGGTCAACAGCTAAATAAATAGTTGGAGCGATTTCAGCAAATTGATCATACAATTCAGCTTGACGGCCAGAAATAATGATCAAGTCAGGAGACAATTCGTTTACTTTTTCAAAGTCTGGTTCTTTTAAGCTTCCAACATTCTCGTACTTATCCTCTTCATACTTAGACAAATATTTAGGAATATTTTCTTTAGGAAGCCCCGTTACTTCTACACCAAGCTTATCAAGTGTATCCAGGGAACCGAAATCAAAGACAACTACTTTTTCTGGGTTTTTCTTTACTTTCGTTTCACCAAGCTCATGCTTAACTGTTACCTCTTCTGTTTCTTTTTTCGGCTCACTGCTGCTGCTCTTTTCTTTGTCCTCATTTGATCCGCAAGCAGCCATAATAGCGACTAGCATCGCTGTGATCATAAGTAATGATAGCTTTTTCCACATAATCTCTCTTCTCCTCTGCCTTTACTTAAAATATACACAAATTTTTTCGTTATTCACTGTTTCAATTTTCATATCAATTTCATAAATGTTGCGTAACACATTCCGCTCCATCATTTCATTCACTGTGCCTTCTTTAACGACTTTGCCGTCTTTTAAGGCTACGATATAATCGGAATAACAGGAAGCAAAGTTAATATCATGGATGACGATAACAACCGTTTTTCCTAGTTCATTTACTAGTCGCCGCAATACTTTCATAATTTGCACAGAATGCTTCATATCGAGGTTATTAAGCGGCTCATCTAATAAAACATATTCTGTATCCTGAGCGATAACCATCGCGATGAACGCCCGCTGACGCTGACCGCCGCTCAATTGGTCAATATATTTATCTTGCATATCTTCGAGCTCCATATAGCGAATTGCTTCGTCTACATGCTTCCAATCCTCTCTCGACAAATTGCCTTGTGAGTAGGGAAAGCGACCGAAGGAAACAAGCTCACGAATCGTCAATCGAAGATTTAAATGATTCGTCTGCTTTAAAATTGCCACTTTTTTCGCTAATTCTTTGCTCTTTGCCTGATTTACGCTTTCACCATCAATCAATATTTCGCCTTCATCCTTCGTAATAAGCCGGCTAATCATCGACAGTAATGTACTCTTTCCTGCACCGTTTGGTCCGATGAAAGAAGTAATTCTTCCTTTTGGAATCGAGACGGAGACTTGATCAATGACAGCTTTGCTTCCATATCGTTTCGATACACCTTTAACTTCTACCATTTTTTATTCTCCTTTAACAGTAAGTAAATAAAGTACACACCGCCAACAAAGTTAATAATAACGCTCAATGTCGTGCTGAAAGTGAATACTCGTTCCACAATCAACTGACCGCCCACGAGAGCAATAATACTAATTAGGATAGAACCAGCTAATAAGTAGGAATGCCTGAACGTGCGGAACATCTCGTAAGTAACATTGACAACGAGCAGACCTAAAAATGTAATCGGGCCAACTAGCGCAGTGGATACTGAAATTAGAATGGCAACGACGACTAACAGCCGTTTGACTGTATAATCATAGTCCACTCCCAGATTGATAGCATGTTCTTTTCCAAGCGCCAGAACATCCAAATACTTCATAAAGCGAATAAAATAAAGGGATGTCAAAACAAGGACAATGACAGCGAGTGTTAAAACATCCGTCTGAACATTATTAAAGCTTGCGAACATTCTATCTTGAATAATCTGGAATTCGTTCGGGTCAATCAGTACCTGCATGAAAGAGGTGAAACTTTGAAAAAACGTTCCAAATATTAAACCAACTAATAAAAGGAAATAAATATTTTCTCCTTCACGTTTAAATAAAACTTTGTAAAGAATACCGGCAAAGAACACCATTAGGATAACAGAGACAACAAAGTTGACTTGTTTGTTCATCCATGTTAAATCGGTGGAACCGAACGCAAAGATCAGAACGGTCTGAATCAGCATATAAAGCGAGTCTAAGCCCAAAATGCTTGGCGTTAAAATACGGTTATTTGTGATCGTTTGGAAAATTAATGTAGAAAATGCGATAGCTGCTCCGGTCAGAACAATCGCAAAGATTTTTAGTCCTCTTTTCGGCAAAGCATAATCCCAATTGTTTCCGAGACCGGTAAACATAAAAACAACAATCAACAGGACAGCGGCCGCCGACAGGATAAGTAACTTTTTCTTATCACTCATAAGCCTTTCTCCTCATCAGCAAATATAAAAAGATGCCGCTTCCAATGACACCGACAGTCAACCCAATTGGAATTTCGTACGGATAAATGATCACCCGGCCGATAATGTCACAAAACAGGACGAAAACAGCTCCAAGTAACGCTGTGTGTGACAAACTCTTCTTTAAATGGTCTCCCCTATAAATCGATACGATATTAGGAATAATTAAGCCTAAAAACGGGATCATGCCGACGGTTAAAACAACCAGAGTTGCAGATAAAGCAACAATTACGAGCCCGATATTAACGACACGCTTATAATTCAAGCCGAGATTCATGGCAAAATCTTCTCCCATGCCAGCCAGTGTGAAGCGTTCCGCATATATGTAAGCAATAATTAAAAGCGGGATACTAATATAAAGAAGTTCGTAGCGTCCTGAGATGACCATTGAGAAATCCCCTTGCAGCCAGGCAGCCATATTCTGTATTAAGTCGTATTTATAAGCGAAGAAAGTAGAAATCGACGTTAAAATATTCCCGAACATTAACCCGACAAGCGGGATGAAAATCGTGTCTTTAAATTTAATTTTATCGAGGATTTTCATAAACAGAAATGTGCCAGCCAGTGCAAAAATGAAAGCAACAATCATTTTCTCAATCGGACTTGCGGCTGTAAATAAAATAAGTGAAATTAAAATTCCAAGTCGTGCAGCATCTAATGTTCCTGCAGTGGTTGGTGAAACAAATTTGTTTCTGCTCAGCTGCTGCATGATCAAACCGCTAATGCTTAAACTCACTCCAGCGATGATAATACTTACAAGCCGCGGAATCCGGCTTTTCCAAACAATTTGCGCCTGGTCATCTGTTAAATTAAACAATTGTAGCGGAGAAATGTGTGTGACTCCGATAAATATAGAAAGAATCGATAGAATGATCAGCGCAATCACTAAATATCTCTTTTTCATAACCATGTCCCTTATCTTACTGCCGCAACAGAAATTTTTAAGCTATCAGCTAAATGGATGACGATAATGAAATTCATTATCAACAAATAACGAAAAAATAATCTTCACCGGATGAAGAAACTTATTTAAACAAGCATATAATTGAGCGCACTCATTTATATCATCGTTTTTAAATCGCGTTAAACTTACTCGTATCTTGTTCAATGCTTCAGGTACAAGTAACTCCCCAACTCTTTTTATCTACTAAATAGTCTATCTAGCAGTCCTTGCTGCCATTAGTTAAATAGATTAACTTGTTGCTGGGATAGGCCTGATGTTCAATAAAACCATGTTTAAGCACATTGTCAGTTAGAGATGGGGCTTTCACAGCCTATAGACTAACGCTTCCTCCAGAAGATACTTATTCTTCCTCACCCAAACATACTTTTCTTTGACAGCTCTTCGCTTCATATTTTACAAAACTATACTTGCTTATGCAAGAATCCATTGTAAAGTTAGCATTATTTTCGGAATAAATGGTCAATTTGTGAACGCTCTTTTCATCCCTCAATGCCTATTATCGCAAATACACTTGCTCCCCTTTCACGCTTGTATTGATACTCATTCTCACTAACAATGATAGATGATAATGCTTCTCATTGTCAATAGCTAATTAACATATTTCCCAGTAAAAGAAAGGGCCGTCTTAAAGTGATGAAATAATCATCTATAAGACAGCCGATTTATTTAACCTTCTGTAATTGGTCGGCTTTGATGAAGCGGCGGCGGCATAAGCCAGCCATTCTCTTTATTTAACTGAAGAAAACGGCCACCAAGAGCAGCTTTCTGATTGTGAAATTGTAAAAACATTGCAGCAATATCCTCGCGGATACACTGGCTAATCATTTGACTGCAAGCGACTAAGCTAGCAGCAATACTGCCTGACATAATAGTGGAAATTTCATGGTCTTGAAAACGGGCTCCAGGAGGAATGCTGTTCACATCTGCTTGTGGGCGTTCCATCGGTCCTGCAGGAAGTCCGACCCCATTTTCTTTCAATAATGGCTCAAGCTGTGCTGCTTCTGACTGTGCTTGCCGAATAGATTCTTCTATGAGCTCTCTCAACTTTTCATCGCCCGCATGATTAAGCAATGTCTGTTGAACTCCGATTGCTCCGTTAGCTTTCATGAGGGCCGTCCATACACCGACTACTTCTCCATAATGCATTGGTTCGTTCTTAGGGTTTCCACTTAAAATTCCCATAATAACCTCCTGGCTACATCTTTCATTTTTGTGTTTTATCCACATCTCTAGTTTGGCCTTCTTCACTCTTTTTCATTCCATAACAAAGCGCGATACCGTATGATTAAGACAAAAAGGAGAACGTGGCTATGAGGAATATTCCTTCCTTTCTTGTCCGTTTCCATAAAGTCATTCTTTTTTTGTGGCTTGCTGCCGCGATTATCATGGGGGTTTTTGCGACTAAACTTCCTTCCATGCTTGAGGGTGATGGATTTCGGACAGACGGAGAGTATGAGCAAGTCCAGAAAGACTTAACTGATACGTTTGATTTCCCTGAATCAACAATTATGGTGCTGTTTGAAAAAGAGAAAAAGGAATCAAAAGCAGCATTTGAAGACAAAATTGGATATACACTGACTGAAATAAAAAAGTTAGGCCTTGCATCAGCGATTGAATCACCGTTAGACAATACGTCACTTATGAAAAAAGATACCGCTTATGCGATGATACATATTGATGACAAGACAGCAGAAATGCCAGCCATTATTAGCGATATAAAAAAGCAGGTAAAAGAAAAAGAAGGCATCACCTTAACAGGAGGACCTGTTATTTCTGAAGATATTAATAAAGCGAGTCAAGATGATTTAAAACAGGCAGAACTTATTGGCCTCCCTGTTGCATTGCTCGTTCTTTTGCTTTCATTTGGTACACTTACTGCTTCTATATTGCCACTTATCGTCGGAGGGATAACTATTGTTATTGGTTTCGGCTTACTTACCTTTATTGGAAAAGAAGTAGAGCTGGCGATTTTTATTTTAAACATTGCACCGATGGTCGGCCTCGCCCTGTCTATCGATTTCTCTCTCCTGTTCATTAATCGCTATAAAGAAGAATTCCAGAAGCAGCCGAAAACAGAAGCCTTAATCGTAACGATTAACACGGCAGGGCATTCCATTTTATTCTCAGCTGTCTGTGTATTTATCGGTCTCGGTTCCATGATGTTGATTGATGTGGATATCTTTAAGAATGTCGCTATTGGCGGCATGGTCGTCATTGCTATTGCTGTGCTCGGATCACTTACACTACTACCGGCCCTTTTATACATTCTTGACGACCGAATTTATAAGTGGCGCATTCTTCGGACAGACAAAGATAATAGTGGCCGCTGGCGGGCATTTGCCTCTATGGTAATGAAGCGTCCGGTCTTAATTACCATCGCCGCAACGGCCATTCTGATCGCCGGTGTTATGCCTGTACAGGATATGAAGCTATCCATACCGACAGCCGATTCCTTGCCGAAAACCTTTGACTCACGAATAGCCTATGAGAAAATTGAACGGGACTTCATGCAAAGAAATAAAAGTATCCTTTATGCTGTTGCTGAACGAAAGGATGGTTGGCTAGATGAAGCTGGCCTGGAGCAAATGAAGGGACTAATAGACTCTTTCCTCTCTGAAAAGGAAGTAAATGAAGCCGAGTCAATCTTTTCGATCAGCAAACTATCAGAACCCCAGCAAGTCGCAGCCGCTCTTGAGCAGCCGCAAATGAAAGCAAAGCTGGAACCAGCTGTCCAACCGTTTGTTCGAGGGGACAAGCTGTTAGTTCCCATCCACTTGAATGTGGAAGCAAATTCAGACGCTGCCCAAAGGCTGGCCCGCGAGTGGAGCGAAGAAGACTGGCCAGTAAACATTCAATTCGGTGGACAGCCAAAGTTCAATCAAGAAATTTATGATGAGATTTTTGATAA is from Bacillus sp. PK3_68 and encodes:
- a CDS encoding siderophore ABC transporter substrate-binding protein produces the protein MWKKLSLLMITAMLVAIMAACGSNEDKEKSSSSEPKKETEEVTVKHELGETKVKKNPEKVVVFDFGSLDTLDKLGVEVTGLPKENIPKYLSKYEEDKYENVGSLKEPDFEKVNELSPDLIIISGRQAELYDQFAEIAPTIYLAVDPADFMNSFKKNATTLGEVFDKEEEVKTELTKVEDEISKLKEQASKDKKNALVVLANDGKVSAYGPGSRFGIIHDVFGVTPVDKNIEVSTHGQSISFEYIVEKNPDYLFVVDRGAVVAEGGGSSAKQVIENDLVKNTKAYKDGHIVYLDPGYWYLSGGGLESVSAMVKEVQSALK
- a CDS encoding ABC transporter ATP-binding protein; the protein is MVEVKGVSKRYGSKAVIDQVSVSIPKGRITSFIGPNGAGKSTLLSMISRLITKDEGEILIDGESVNQAKSKELAKKVAILKQTNHLNLRLTIRELVSFGRFPYSQGNLSREDWKHVDEAIRYMELEDMQDKYIDQLSGGQRQRAFIAMVIAQDTEYVLLDEPLNNLDMKHSVQIMKVLRRLVNELGKTVVIVIHDINFASCYSDYIVALKDGKVVKEGTVNEMMERNVLRNIYEIDMKIETVNNEKICVYFK
- a CDS encoding iron chelate uptake ABC transporter family permease subunit, with translation MSDKKKLLILSAAAVLLIVVFMFTGLGNNWDYALPKRGLKIFAIVLTGAAIAFSTLIFQTITNNRILTPSILGLDSLYMLIQTVLIFAFGSTDLTWMNKQVNFVVSVILMVFFAGILYKVLFKREGENIYFLLLVGLIFGTFFQSFTSFMQVLIDPNEFQIIQDRMFASFNNVQTDVLTLAVIVLVLTSLYFIRFMKYLDVLALGKEHAINLGVDYDYTVKRLLVVVAILISVSTALVGPITFLGLLVVNVTYEMFRTFRHSYLLAGSILISIIALVGGQLIVERVFTFSTTLSVIINFVGGVYFIYLLLKENKKW
- a CDS encoding ABC transporter permease → MKKRYLVIALIILSILSIFIGVTHISPLQLFNLTDDQAQIVWKSRIPRLVSIIIAGVSLSISGLIMQQLSRNKFVSPTTAGTLDAARLGILISLILFTAASPIEKMIVAFIFALAGTFLFMKILDKIKFKDTIFIPLVGLMFGNILTSISTFFAYKYDLIQNMAAWLQGDFSMVISGRYELLYISIPLLIIAYIYAERFTLAGMGEDFAMNLGLNYKRVVNIGLVIVALSATLVVLTVGMIPFLGLIIPNIVSIYRGDHLKKSLSHTALLGAVFVLFCDIIGRVIIYPYEIPIGLTVGVIGSGIFLYLLMRRKAYE
- a CDS encoding DUF3231 family protein, with the translated sequence MGILSGNPKNEPMHYGEVVGVWTALMKANGAIGVQQTLLNHAGDEKLRELIEESIRQAQSEAAQLEPLLKENGVGLPAGPMERPQADVNSIPPGARFQDHEISTIMSGSIAASLVACSQMISQCIREDIAAMFLQFHNQKAALGGRFLQLNKENGWLMPPPLHQSRPITEG
- a CDS encoding MMPL family transporter, producing the protein MRNIPSFLVRFHKVILFLWLAAAIIMGVFATKLPSMLEGDGFRTDGEYEQVQKDLTDTFDFPESTIMVLFEKEKKESKAAFEDKIGYTLTEIKKLGLASAIESPLDNTSLMKKDTAYAMIHIDDKTAEMPAIISDIKKQVKEKEGITLTGGPVISEDINKASQDDLKQAELIGLPVALLVLLLSFGTLTASILPLIVGGITIVIGFGLLTFIGKEVELAIFILNIAPMVGLALSIDFSLLFINRYKEEFQKQPKTEALIVTINTAGHSILFSAVCVFIGLGSMMLIDVDIFKNVAIGGMVVIAIAVLGSLTLLPALLYILDDRIYKWRILRTDKDNSGRWRAFASMVMKRPVLITIAATAILIAGVMPVQDMKLSIPTADSLPKTFDSRIAYEKIERDFMQRNKSILYAVAERKDGWLDEAGLEQMKGLIDSFLSEKEVNEAESIFSISKLSEPQQVAAALEQPQMKAKLEPAVQPFVRGDKLLVPIHLNVEANSDAAQRLAREWSEEDWPVNIQFGGQPKFNQEIYDEIFDKIGPILAIILSSTFIILMFAFRSIIIPLKAILMNVLGLTSTFGILVWLFQGGHLGLHEMDISLILPVLVFSLVFGLSMDYEVFLISRIREYYLNTGDNTKSTVEGLASTSRVITAAALIMIVITGAFAFTGVVPVKQIGIGIALAIAIDATIIRLLLVPSLMKLLGDWNWWYPFRAKAAKKPNEHV